Proteins from a single region of Belliella baltica DSM 15883:
- a CDS encoding DUF1905 domain-containing protein: protein MDFLVNQQELELKYVPGKGAWTYHIIIPNSKDIKGKWGDIKVSGSIDGYPINHMNLAPMGDQDKRLSINGTIRHAIQKSGGDKVIVTLFLESENQQLKQKEIIDTFKESGVLAKFEKLSKEKQQEMFEKILKSTSEEKQVQLMVDLIEFLFKS from the coding sequence ATGGACTTTTTGGTTAATCAACAAGAATTAGAGCTCAAGTATGTCCCAGGAAAAGGAGCATGGACATATCATATCATCATTCCTAACTCTAAAGACATTAAAGGGAAATGGGGTGATATCAAAGTATCAGGAAGTATTGATGGCTATCCGATTAATCATATGAATTTGGCTCCAATGGGTGATCAGGATAAGCGCTTATCGATCAATGGTACAATCCGTCATGCTATCCAAAAATCGGGAGGGGATAAGGTGATAGTGACACTTTTTCTTGAGTCAGAAAATCAACAACTTAAGCAAAAAGAGATTATAGATACTTTTAAAGAATCTGGAGTCTTGGCGAAATTTGAAAAGCTTTCAAAAGAGAAACAGCAGGAAATGTTTGAGAAAATTTTAAAGTCCACTTCTGAAGAAAAGCAAGTGCAATTGATGGTGGATCTTATAGAATTTTTGTTTAAATCTTAA